One region of Faecalibacter bovis genomic DNA includes:
- the metK gene encoding methionine adenosyltransferase has product MSYLFTSESVSEGHPDKIADQISDALLDHFIAFDAKSKVACETLVTTGQVVLAGEVKSKAYIDLQRVARETIKEIGYTKSEYMFDANSCGILSAIHEQSPDINQGVDRTSDEEQGAGDQGMMFGYATNETDNYMPLALDLSHRILKELAHIRKYENDLLPYLRPDAKSQVTIEYDDDNNPVRIDTIVISTQHDDFANEQAMRDKIQNDLINILIPRVKSQLPVHIRELFNENITYHINPTGKFVIGGPHGDTGLTGRKIIVDTYGGKGAHGGGAFSGKDPSKVDRSAAYAARHIAKNLVAAGVADEVLVQVSYAIGVVAPVSLLVDTKGTAKVNLTDGEISKIVSEIFDMRPYAIETRLKLRNPIYKETASYGHLGRQPETVTKRFESANGIDVVEVEVELFTWEKLDFVDQVKSAFNI; this is encoded by the coding sequence ATGTCATATTTATTTACATCTGAGTCAGTATCAGAGGGACATCCAGATAAAATCGCTGATCAAATTTCAGACGCATTATTAGATCACTTTATTGCTTTTGATGCTAAAAGTAAAGTTGCTTGTGAAACCTTAGTTACAACAGGACAAGTAGTTTTAGCTGGTGAAGTAAAATCTAAAGCATATATAGATTTACAAAGAGTAGCACGTGAAACAATTAAAGAAATTGGTTACACGAAAAGCGAATACATGTTTGATGCTAACTCTTGTGGTATATTATCTGCAATCCACGAACAATCTCCTGATATTAATCAAGGTGTTGACCGTACTTCTGATGAAGAACAAGGAGCTGGTGACCAAGGTATGATGTTTGGTTACGCAACAAACGAAACAGATAACTATATGCCTTTAGCATTAGATTTATCTCACCGTATTTTAAAAGAATTAGCTCATATTCGTAAATACGAAAATGATTTATTACCATATTTACGCCCTGACGCAAAGTCTCAAGTAACTATTGAATATGATGACGATAATAATCCTGTTCGTATAGATACTATTGTAATTTCTACTCAACATGATGATTTTGCTAATGAACAAGCGATGCGTGATAAAATCCAAAACGATTTAATCAACATCTTAATTCCAAGAGTTAAATCGCAATTACCTGTTCATATTCGTGAATTATTTAACGAAAACATTACGTATCACATCAACCCAACAGGGAAATTCGTAATTGGAGGACCTCACGGAGATACTGGTTTAACAGGTCGTAAAATTATCGTTGATACTTATGGTGGTAAAGGTGCTCACGGTGGTGGTGCGTTTTCTGGAAAAGATCCATCAAAAGTAGACCGTTCAGCTGCTTATGCTGCTCGTCATATTGCTAAAAACTTAGTTGCAGCTGGTGTTGCTGACGAAGTTTTAGTACAAGTTTCTTATGCTATCGGTGTAGTTGCTCCAGTTTCTTTATTAGTTGATACTAAAGGTACTGCAAAAGTTAACTTAACTGACGGTGAAATTTCTAAAATAGTATCTGAAATTTTTGATATGCGTCCTTACGCAATTGAAACTAGATTAAAATTAAGAAATCCTATTTACAAAGAAACTGCATCTTACGGACACTTAGGACGTCAACCGGAAACTGTTACAAAACGTTTTGAATCAGCTAACGGAATCGATGTTGTTGAAGTTGAAGTTGAATTATTTACTTGGGAGAAATTAGATTTCGTTGATCAAGTTAAATCAGCATTTAATATTTAA
- the fabG gene encoding 3-oxoacyl-[acyl-carrier-protein] reductase produces the protein MNLLQGKTAIITGATRGIGKSIAEVFVKNGANVVFTYASSVEKAQALEAELSQFGKVKGYQSDASDYEAAQKLVDDVLTEFGQIDIVINNAGITKDGLLMRMSSDDFEKVIQTNLNSAFNLTKAVIKPMMKQRSGSIVNMSSIVGITGNAGQANYAASKAGLIGFTKSVALELGSRNIRCNAIAPGFIETEMTEVLDPKVVEEWRAGIPLKRGGQPEDVANACLYLASDLSSYVTGQVLSVDGGMHT, from the coding sequence ATGAATTTATTACAAGGAAAAACTGCAATTATTACTGGTGCTACTCGTGGTATTGGAAAAAGTATTGCTGAAGTTTTTGTAAAAAACGGTGCCAATGTAGTTTTTACATATGCATCTTCTGTTGAAAAAGCACAAGCATTAGAAGCAGAATTATCTCAATTTGGAAAAGTAAAAGGATATCAATCAGACGCTTCAGATTATGAGGCAGCTCAAAAATTAGTTGATGATGTTTTAACTGAATTTGGACAAATTGATATTGTTATTAATAACGCAGGTATTACAAAAGATGGATTATTAATGAGAATGTCTTCTGATGATTTCGAAAAAGTAATTCAAACAAACTTAAATTCTGCATTCAATTTAACAAAAGCTGTTATCAAACCTATGATGAAACAACGTTCAGGATCTATCGTGAATATGTCTTCTATTGTAGGAATTACAGGTAACGCTGGTCAAGCAAATTATGCCGCTTCTAAAGCTGGTTTAATTGGTTTTACTAAATCTGTCGCTTTAGAGTTAGGTTCTCGTAACATCCGTTGTAATGCAATTGCACCAGGATTCATCGAAACTGAAATGACTGAAGTTTTAGACCCTAAAGTGGTTGAAGAATGGAGAGCTGGAATTCCATTAAAACGTGGTGGCCAACCAGAAGATGTAGCTAACGCATGTTTATACTTAGCATCAGATTTATCAAGCTATGTAACAGGACAAGTATTAAGTGTTGACGGAGGTATGCACACATAA
- the menD gene encoding 2-succinyl-5-enolpyruvyl-6-hydroxy-3-cyclohexene-1-carboxylic-acid synthase, producing the protein MRKISKKLNVQLIAETLIAFGIDHIVLSPGSRNGALTMQFANDKRFKTYSVVDERSAGFVALGVAQQIKKPVVVCCTSGSATANYYPAITEAFFQNVPLIVLSADRPEHLVDNFDGQTIRQKNIFETHSVHNVQLSESEETDDLTRNMLLTKYALTDCIHKSAPIHINMPFSEPLYEFVTEPDIVIDNITIDEKEFPEIDVFDYMRRWNSAAKKLVLVGMHSPNEALNNLLGQLAQDDSVVILNEVTSNIHHPKFFNKIDQVIFPYPEEELEDLKPEILLTIGQNIVSKKVKRFLREHKAEQHWHLDEFWQPDTYQILTDKIETKPEFFLEQLIGFVNPKTSDYYDKWNAIRLNNEKKHQEYIQMIPFSDLKAFDSIIRNYPENWQIQYGNSTVIRYGLLFDHNASNPVFCNRGTSGIDGSTSTAVGACIASGENTVLITGDISFFYDSNALWNVNMPKNFRIILINNGGGNIFKFIPGPSETDVVEDYFETKHHLTAEHLAKMFNFEYQSVSNLSDLENQYADFYAESDRPKILEIDTKNAANDSILRAYFSNIK; encoded by the coding sequence TTGAGAAAAATATCAAAAAAACTGAATGTACAATTAATTGCCGAAACTTTAATAGCTTTTGGAATTGATCATATTGTACTTTCTCCAGGATCTCGTAATGGTGCTCTAACCATGCAATTTGCAAATGATAAACGATTCAAAACATATAGCGTTGTAGACGAACGTTCGGCTGGATTTGTTGCACTTGGTGTGGCGCAACAAATCAAAAAACCTGTTGTAGTCTGCTGTACTTCCGGCTCTGCAACTGCAAACTACTACCCTGCTATTACTGAAGCGTTTTTTCAGAATGTTCCATTAATTGTTCTTTCAGCAGATCGTCCCGAACATTTGGTAGATAATTTTGATGGACAAACAATCCGACAAAAAAATATATTCGAAACGCATAGTGTACATAACGTTCAATTATCTGAAAGTGAAGAAACAGACGATTTGACTCGCAATATGTTACTTACAAAATATGCTTTAACAGATTGTATCCACAAATCTGCACCAATTCATATCAACATGCCGTTTTCGGAACCTTTGTACGAATTTGTAACAGAACCTGATATTGTGATTGATAATATTACAATAGACGAAAAAGAATTTCCAGAAATTGACGTATTTGATTATATGCGTAGATGGAATTCTGCTGCTAAAAAATTGGTATTAGTCGGAATGCATTCCCCAAATGAAGCTTTAAATAATTTATTAGGCCAATTGGCTCAAGATGATTCTGTTGTAATTTTAAACGAAGTAACTTCAAATATTCATCATCCAAAATTTTTTAATAAAATTGATCAAGTAATATTTCCTTATCCTGAAGAAGAATTGGAAGATTTGAAACCTGAAATTTTATTGACAATTGGTCAGAATATTGTTTCTAAAAAAGTAAAACGTTTTTTACGTGAACATAAAGCTGAACAACATTGGCATTTAGATGAATTTTGGCAACCTGATACTTATCAAATTTTAACGGATAAAATTGAAACTAAACCAGAGTTCTTTTTAGAACAATTAATTGGTTTTGTTAATCCAAAAACATCTGATTATTACGATAAATGGAATGCAATTCGTTTAAATAATGAGAAAAAGCACCAAGAATATATTCAAATGATTCCATTTTCGGATTTAAAAGCTTTTGATTCAATCATCAGAAATTACCCTGAAAATTGGCAAATTCAATACGGAAATTCTACCGTAATTCGTTATGGATTATTGTTTGATCACAACGCTTCAAATCCTGTTTTCTGTAATCGAGGGACAAGCGGTATTGATGGCTCTACTTCTACAGCAGTTGGTGCATGTATTGCTTCAGGCGAAAATACAGTTTTGATTACTGGCGACATTTCGTTTTTCTATGATTCTAATGCGCTATGGAATGTAAATATGCCGAAGAATTTTAGAATTATTTTAATCAATAACGGAGGTGGAAATATTTTTAAATTTATTCCTGGACCTTCCGAAACAGATGTTGTTGAAGATTATTTTGAAACAAAACATCATTTAACGGCTGAACATTTAGCTAAAATGTTCAATTTTGAATATCAATCAGTTTCAAATTTAAGTGATTTAGAAAATCAATATGCTGATTTTTATGCTGAAAGTGATCGTCCAAAAATTTTAGAAATTGATACTAAAAACGCTGCAAACGATTCAATTTTAAGAGCCTATTTTTCAAATATTAAATAA
- a CDS encoding GNAT family N-acetyltransferase — protein sequence MYINPFEIKPIETERLTLIPYTKEIAQEILDSNFKSIEALNLTCGKNWPDQEIIETLPKIVFNLSKVIAPTGFESWMIVKKDTKEIIGDVGFKGYNTIFNKADIGYGIIEAERKKGFAIEAVKGLINWAYKNESLSLITATTLIDNKASIQLLERLHFIKIDQENDFFYWELNRQDYLTNFI from the coding sequence TTGTATATAAATCCATTTGAAATTAAACCAATTGAAACGGAAAGATTAACCCTAATTCCTTATACAAAAGAAATTGCGCAAGAAATTTTAGACTCAAATTTTAAATCAATTGAAGCTTTAAATCTAACATGTGGTAAAAATTGGCCTGATCAAGAAATTATTGAAACATTACCGAAAATAGTATTCAATTTATCTAAAGTAATCGCTCCTACAGGTTTCGAATCTTGGATGATTGTAAAAAAAGATACAAAAGAAATTATCGGCGATGTTGGTTTTAAAGGATATAACACCATTTTTAACAAAGCTGACATTGGATATGGTATTATCGAAGCCGAAAGAAAAAAAGGATTTGCAATCGAAGCTGTAAAAGGTTTAATCAATTGGGCTTATAAGAATGAATCATTATCTTTAATAACAGCTACAACTCTAATTGATAATAAAGCTTCTATACAGTTATTAGAACGTTTACATTTCATTAAAATAGATCAAGAAAATGATTTTTTTTATTGGGAATTGAATAGACAAGATTATTTAACAAATTTTATATAA
- the efp gene encoding elongation factor P — MATTSDIRKGLCIIFNNDTYKIIEFLHVKPGKGPAFVRTKLKSLTTGKVLDNTFSAGHKIDEVRVETRNYQYLYEDDNGFHFMNNEDFAQVYLNKDLIENSQFMKAGDEVKIIFRASDEVALAAELPNTVVLEITYTEPGLKGDTATNATKPATTETGAEIRVPLFINEGDKVKINTEDGSYVERVKE; from the coding sequence ATGGCAACAACTTCTGATATCAGAAAAGGTTTATGTATCATTTTTAATAACGATACATACAAAATTATCGAATTCTTACACGTAAAACCAGGTAAAGGTCCTGCTTTCGTAAGAACGAAATTAAAATCATTAACAACAGGTAAAGTTTTAGATAATACATTCTCTGCTGGTCATAAAATTGATGAAGTACGTGTAGAAACTCGTAATTACCAATACTTATACGAAGATGATAATGGTTTCCACTTTATGAACAATGAAGACTTTGCACAAGTATATTTAAACAAAGACTTAATTGAGAATTCTCAATTTATGAAAGCTGGTGATGAGGTTAAGATTATCTTCCGTGCTTCTGATGAAGTTGCTTTAGCAGCTGAGTTACCAAACACAGTTGTTTTAGAAATTACTTACACTGAACCAGGATTAAAAGGTGATACTGCAACAAATGCAACTAAACCTGCAACGACTGAAACGGGTGCTGAAATTCGTGTTCCTTTATTTATCAACGAAGGTGATAAAGTAAAAATCAACACTGAAGACGGTTCTTACGTAGAGCGTGTGAAAGAATAA
- the lpxA gene encoding acyl-ACP--UDP-N-acetylglucosamine O-acyltransferase, translating to MNYPMAYVHPTAVIGENVTISPFSTIMNDVEIGDGTWIGPNVTIMEGSRIGKNCKIYPGTVISGEPQDLKYEGEKTLTFIGDNTTIRECVTVNKGTKALGYTKIGNNCLIMATAHIAHDCILGDNVVVVNGCGLAGHIEIGDNAFIGGMSAVHQFTKIGEHAFIAGATQVRKDVPPYVKAAKNPVAYAGVNAIGLRRKGFSSEDIYEIQGMYRILFQQKNNVSQATEQILNNFQPSVHRDKIIDFITSSERGVMKGYGSGS from the coding sequence ATGAATTATCCGATGGCTTATGTACATCCAACAGCTGTAATTGGGGAAAATGTAACAATAAGTCCTTTCTCGACTATTATGAACGATGTCGAAATCGGTGACGGAACTTGGATTGGTCCAAACGTAACGATTATGGAGGGATCGAGAATTGGGAAAAATTGCAAAATTTATCCAGGTACTGTAATTTCAGGAGAACCACAAGATTTAAAATACGAAGGTGAAAAAACCTTAACTTTTATTGGAGACAATACAACAATACGTGAGTGTGTTACAGTAAATAAAGGTACGAAAGCTTTAGGCTATACAAAAATTGGAAACAATTGTCTTATAATGGCAACTGCACATATTGCACATGATTGTATCTTAGGTGATAATGTTGTTGTTGTAAATGGATGTGGTTTAGCTGGACATATAGAAATTGGAGATAATGCTTTTATCGGAGGTATGAGCGCAGTTCATCAATTTACTAAAATTGGAGAGCACGCATTTATCGCTGGTGCAACACAAGTTCGTAAAGATGTTCCACCTTACGTAAAGGCAGCTAAAAATCCAGTAGCTTACGCTGGTGTTAACGCAATCGGATTACGTCGTAAAGGTTTTTCTTCTGAAGATATATACGAAATTCAAGGGATGTACCGTATATTATTTCAACAAAAGAATAATGTATCACAAGCAACAGAACAAATCCTAAATAACTTTCAACCTTCAGTTCATCGAGATAAAATTATTGATTTTATCACTTCAAGTGAACGTGGTGTCATGAAAGGATATGGTTCAGGATCATAA
- a CDS encoding bifunctional UDP-3-O-[3-hydroxymyristoyl] N-acetylglucosamine deacetylase/3-hydroxyacyl-ACP dehydratase, translating to MSDKQKTLAKEAVLSGVGLHTGNHVTMTFKPANVDTGFVFVRTDLEGTPLVEADAQYVVSTARGTTLEKKGVKVHTTEHVLAALVGMDIDNCIIEIDNAEPPIMDGSSKFFVEAIEQAGIVEQDKEREYYKIKEIVTYVDPETGSEITAIPADEYQVTTMVDFGTKVLGTQNATLTSIKNFKKDISDSRTFCFLHELEQLLAAGLVKGGDLDNAIVYVDKEITPETKERLCKAFNREDVAIRPNGILDHLTLHHPNEAARHKLLDVVGDLALIGTKLKAKIIATKPGHQINTNFAKKLSKQIKLAQRNKIPEFDLTAEPVYDINDIIKLLPHRPPFLLIDKVISKTDTELIGVKNVTMNEPFFVGHFPKEPVMPGVLQIEAMAQLGGLLILGELENPQEYSTYFMKIENAKFKRKVVPGDTLVFKLELLEPIRRGIVHMQGYGYVGNQIAVEAEMMAVITKE from the coding sequence ATGTCTGATAAGCAAAAAACTTTAGCGAAAGAAGCTGTCCTTTCAGGAGTTGGGTTACATACAGGAAATCATGTAACAATGACTTTTAAGCCTGCAAACGTAGATACAGGATTTGTATTTGTTAGAACAGATTTAGAAGGAACTCCATTAGTAGAAGCCGACGCACAATATGTGGTTAGCACAGCTCGTGGAACAACTTTAGAAAAGAAAGGTGTAAAAGTACATACAACAGAGCACGTTTTAGCAGCTTTAGTTGGTATGGATATAGATAACTGTATTATTGAAATTGACAACGCAGAACCTCCAATTATGGATGGTTCTTCTAAATTTTTCGTTGAAGCAATTGAGCAAGCTGGTATCGTAGAACAAGATAAAGAACGAGAGTATTACAAAATTAAAGAAATCGTAACTTATGTTGATCCTGAAACTGGTTCTGAAATCACAGCTATCCCAGCAGATGAGTATCAAGTAACTACTATGGTAGATTTTGGTACTAAAGTTTTAGGAACTCAGAACGCGACATTAACATCAATAAAAAACTTCAAAAAAGATATTTCTGATTCAAGAACTTTCTGTTTCTTACACGAATTAGAACAACTTTTAGCTGCAGGTTTAGTAAAAGGAGGTGATTTAGACAACGCAATTGTTTACGTTGATAAAGAAATTACTCCAGAAACTAAGGAAAGATTATGTAAAGCATTTAACCGAGAAGATGTTGCAATACGTCCAAACGGCATTTTAGATCATTTAACATTACATCATCCAAACGAAGCAGCTCGACACAAATTATTAGATGTTGTAGGAGATTTAGCGTTAATCGGTACTAAGTTAAAAGCAAAAATTATTGCGACTAAACCAGGTCACCAGATTAATACAAATTTTGCAAAAAAATTAAGCAAGCAAATCAAATTAGCTCAACGTAACAAAATACCTGAGTTTGATTTAACTGCTGAACCGGTATACGATATCAATGATATCATCAAATTATTACCTCATAGACCACCATTTTTATTAATTGACAAAGTAATCTCTAAAACTGATACTGAATTAATTGGTGTGAAGAATGTAACAATGAACGAGCCTTTCTTTGTTGGACATTTTCCCAAAGAGCCAGTTATGCCAGGAGTTTTACAAATTGAAGCGATGGCTCAATTAGGTGGTTTATTAATTTTAGGTGAGTTGGAAAATCCGCAAGAATATTCAACTTACTTCATGAAGATTGAAAATGCTAAGTTTAAAAGAAAAGTTGTTCCTGGGGACACTTTAGTTTTTAAATTAGAATTATTAGAGCCAATTAGACGTGGTATCGTACATATGCAAGGTTACGGATATGTAGGGAATCAAATTGCTGTAGAAGCAGAAATGATGGCCGTTATTACTAAAGAATAA
- the lpxD gene encoding UDP-3-O-(3-hydroxymyristoyl)glucosamine N-acyltransferase gives MKFKAAEIANLLNGEVKGNPDAEIWTLSKIEEGADGSISFLANPKYEEYIYTTGSTVVIVNKSFEPSQPINTNLIVVEDAYSAFTVLLNHYNKIKNNKTGIEEFARVSETAILGEDIYVGSFSYIGSNVKLGNNVKIYPNSTISDNVVIGDNTIIYSGTQVYEGCEIGKNCIIHANVVVGSDGFGFAPNPDGTFEKIPQIGNVVIEDNVEIGSGSTIDRATMGSTYIRKGAKLDNQIQVAHNVEIGENTVIASQSGIAGSTKVGRNCMIGGQVGIVGHIKIGDFVQVQAQSGINADVKDAQQMYGSPAINAIDYKKSYVYFRKFPEIVKRLDQLEKENKQK, from the coding sequence ATGAAATTTAAAGCTGCAGAAATTGCAAACTTATTAAACGGAGAGGTTAAAGGTAATCCTGATGCGGAGATTTGGACATTGTCTAAGATCGAAGAAGGTGCGGATGGAAGTATTTCATTTTTAGCAAATCCTAAATACGAAGAATATATTTATACAACTGGTTCTACGGTTGTAATTGTAAATAAAAGCTTTGAACCATCTCAACCAATTAATACAAATTTAATTGTTGTTGAAGATGCTTATTCTGCTTTCACAGTGTTATTAAATCATTACAACAAAATAAAAAATAACAAAACTGGTATCGAAGAATTTGCACGTGTATCTGAAACTGCCATATTAGGAGAAGATATTTATGTGGGAAGTTTTTCGTATATTGGTTCTAATGTAAAATTAGGAAACAATGTAAAAATTTATCCTAATTCAACAATTAGTGATAATGTTGTTATTGGTGATAATACGATTATTTATTCCGGAACTCAAGTTTACGAAGGGTGCGAAATAGGTAAAAACTGTATTATTCATGCAAATGTTGTAGTAGGTTCTGATGGTTTTGGTTTTGCACCAAATCCTGATGGTACTTTTGAGAAAATTCCTCAAATCGGTAACGTTGTTATTGAAGATAATGTAGAAATTGGATCAGGTTCAACTATTGATCGTGCAACTATGGGTTCAACTTATATCCGAAAAGGAGCTAAGTTAGATAATCAAATCCAGGTGGCACATAATGTAGAAATTGGTGAAAATACTGTAATAGCGTCACAGTCTGGAATCGCAGGTTCTACAAAAGTAGGTCGTAACTGTATGATTGGTGGGCAAGTTGGTATAGTAGGTCATATTAAGATTGGTGATTTTGTACAAGTACAAGCTCAATCTGGGATCAATGCTGATGTGAAAGATGCACAACAAATGTATGGATCTCCGGCAATCAATGCGATAGATTATAAAAAGTCTTACGTATATTTCCGTAAGTTTCCAGAAATTGTGAAGAGATTAGATCAATTAGAAAAAGAAAACAAACAAAAGTAA
- a CDS encoding HD domain-containing protein, which translates to MKNKFKIINDPVHGIITIPNALVYDIIQHRYFQRLRRISQNGLTELVYPGAQHSRFNHALGCMHLMQVAIQVLKEKGVEISEDEEKAAYIAILLHDLGHGPFSHSLEYSIIDGSHHEEVSLQLMEKLNVEFDGQLNEAIQIFKGQHPKKFLSQLVSSQLDVDRLDYLKRDSFFTGVVEGNINPERILSSLNVYENELVLDAKAIASVEKFLMARIFMYNNVYLHKTSFSAENYLIQVLRRAKELIASGEKLFATSAFSYFLEGHEKGKLSDYGLELFTNLDDSDVMSAIKEWQNHDDIILSKLAKAIVERKLPKSIILLQPFSEQEIEMEQDRIKNALNIDDASYFVQQSEIKITPYQVNKYPIKLMFKNGNVEEIIHSEQSLLREVLKQDVVKYHYHTLKVK; encoded by the coding sequence ATGAAGAATAAATTTAAAATCATAAACGATCCAGTTCACGGGATTATTACGATCCCAAACGCATTAGTTTATGATATTATTCAGCATCGATATTTTCAAAGACTTCGTAGAATTTCTCAAAACGGTTTAACAGAATTAGTTTATCCAGGTGCTCAACATTCACGTTTTAATCATGCGTTAGGTTGTATGCATTTAATGCAAGTTGCAATACAAGTATTAAAGGAAAAAGGTGTTGAAATATCGGAAGATGAGGAAAAGGCTGCATATATTGCAATTTTATTACACGATTTAGGACATGGTCCATTCTCACATTCATTAGAATACTCTATAATTGATGGTTCTCATCATGAAGAAGTTTCTTTACAATTAATGGAGAAATTAAATGTTGAATTTGACGGTCAGTTAAACGAAGCGATTCAAATTTTTAAAGGACAACATCCTAAGAAATTTTTATCTCAATTAGTATCGAGTCAATTAGATGTTGATCGACTGGATTATTTAAAAAGAGATAGTTTTTTTACCGGAGTAGTAGAAGGAAATATCAATCCGGAACGTATTCTTTCAAGTTTAAATGTCTATGAAAACGAGCTTGTTCTTGATGCTAAAGCAATTGCATCAGTAGAAAAATTTTTGATGGCCCGTATATTTATGTATAACAATGTGTACTTGCACAAAACGTCTTTTTCAGCTGAAAATTATTTAATTCAGGTTTTAAGAAGAGCGAAGGAATTAATTGCTTCTGGCGAAAAATTATTTGCAACATCAGCATTTAGTTATTTTTTAGAAGGACATGAAAAGGGAAAATTATCGGATTATGGTTTAGAATTGTTTACCAATTTAGATGATAGCGATGTAATGTCAGCAATTAAAGAATGGCAAAATCACGACGATATTATTTTAAGCAAACTAGCAAAAGCTATAGTTGAAAGGAAATTACCAAAATCAATAATTCTATTACAACCATTCTCTGAACAAGAAATCGAGATGGAACAGGATAGAATTAAAAATGCTTTGAATATTGATGATGCTAGCTATTTTGTGCAACAGTCTGAAATTAAAATAACTCCATATCAGGTAAATAAATATCCAATTAAACTAATGTTTAAAAATGGAAATGTTGAAGAAATTATTCATTCTGAACAAAGTTTATTGAGAGAAGTTTTAAAACAAGACGTTGTTAAATATCATTATCATACGTTAAAAGTAAAATAA